The DNA sequence ATTATAATTCTTCACCTGCAAATGTATGATCAAAATGCAGCGGAGTATAACCAGCAAGTAAAGATTAATCAGAATTTAATGTGACAGCATGAGGAAAATCGGATTTAGTATCTTTCTGTTTTTGAGAAAAAGAAATCACTTTCAACAATGGCATTCTCATCGCTATCCGATCCGTGGACTGCATTATGCGACATGGATTCGGCATACAATTTTCGGATTGTTCCTTCTTCCGCTTTTGAGGGATCGGTTGCACCAATCAGATGTCTGTAATCTTCCACCGCATTTTCTTTTTCAAGTATAGCTGCAACTATTGGTCCTGAACTCATAAAAGATGTTAAATCTTCAAAAAAGTATTTTCCGGCATGAACGCTGTAGAATTCCATGGCCTGAATCTTGGTTAAGTATGTGAATTTCATTGCTTTTATCCTGAATCCAGCCTCTGTGATCATGTGCAGTATTGGTCCAATGTAGTTCTTCTGGACTGCGACTGGTTTAATTATCGTAAATGTTTGATTTCCTGACATATCGATTGTATTTTATGGGTTTTAAAACGGAACCCAATTTAGTGAAAATTCATTTTGTTAACTCAACTCCATCGGCTTTATTTTTATATTTGTAACTTATTTTAAAATTGAATAATTGGAAAGAGTTGATATTGAATTAATTAATTGTTTTGGACAGCTAGTCAGGAATAGTTCCAAATCGATAGTTTTGGTTCCTCATATGAATCCGGATGGCGATGCAATGGGTTCAGTTCTTGGTTTATGGCGGGTTCTGAAAAATGCAGGATTTAAAGTTAAAGTGGTAAGTCCAACAAAATACCCTGAATTTTACCACTGGTTGGATGGGCACGATGAGGTAATCATTCATAGCCATCATCCCAAACAATCAGCAAGAGCCATCGAAGAATCGGATCTGTTAATTTGCATGGATTTTAATCAGCTATCTCGACTTGGAGATATGAAATCACTGGTCGAAAATTATGCCGGGAAAAAGATTTTGGTTGATCATCACCCTTATCCGGGGGATTTTACCGATCTGCTAATTTCTGACATCACCTTTAGTTCTACTGCCGAATTAATATTTTCTTTGCTTCAATCTACTGACTTAGCTCAATATATTGACAGGAATGCAGCTACCTCATTTTTCACAGGTATCATGACTGATACTGGGTCTTTCGATTTTAATGTATCAAACCCCAGTACGTTTGAAGCAGTGGCTCAGCTTACCCGCATGGGTATCGACCAACTTGACATTCATTCTAAAGTGTACGATAACTATTCCCCAGATCGGATGCGCCTGATGGGCTTTTGCCTGAGTAACCGAATGATTGTTTATCCGGAATATAACGCAGCCTGCATGTACATTACGTTAGAAGATCAGAAAGCTTTTAATTTTAAAACAGGCGACAACGAAGGGTTTGTCAATATGCCACTTTCAATAAAAGGAGTTGTATTTAGTGTACTTTTCACTGAGAAAGAAAAATACGTTAAAGCATCATTCCGATCAAAAGGCGAATTTGCTGTAAATGAAGTGTCTGAAAAATATTTTAACGGAGGAGGGCATCGCAACGCAGCCGGAGGAGAGTTTTATGCATCTTTAGCAGAAGCTTTGGATCAATTCGAGAAATTGCTCCCTGAATTTGAAGCTCGAATTAAACTATCAATAAAATAATTTACCATGAAAAATTTGAATTTTGTTTTTAAATATTTTGTACTGCTTTTGTTTTTAGCGGCATTTGTTTCATCGTGTATGAAATCCAGCGATCCAAGTTCAGGCAATACTGCTGAAACCGAAGCGGCTCAAATCAAATCGTGGAAGGCAAAGATGAAAAGCGAGAATATTGCCTACGATTCAACTGCGACCAAGATATTTTACGTTATAGATAAGACTAAAGTAGGCACTGGTCCAAATGTGACAACAGGGAACACAGTGACAGTTAAATATACTGGTACTTATATGGATGGAACTATTTTCGATTCTTCAGATAACTTTACTTATGTGCAAAAATCCTCCAGCTCGCGTATGATCGCAGGTTGGGAAGAAGGTATTGAATTGCTAAATAAGGGAGCAAAAGGCACTTTCCTTTTTCCATCGTCTCTGGCATACGGACCATATGGTTATTATTCAATTCCCGGGTACACTCCGTTATTTTTTGTTATCGAAGTGGTTGATATTAAATAGAAGCTGATTTTAATTTGTACTTTCGCAAAAAAAATAATTTATGAGACAATATCTGTACATTCTCGGTTTGATGGTTATGCTATCCGGAATTTATACTTCGTGTAAAACAAATACTCTGGATGCATTGCATGAAGACGAGGTTACTGCACGCGACAAGTATGTTAAGGATAAGAACCTTGCAGATTTTAAAGACGTTTCTGGAATCTATTTTAAGGATAGCATAAAAGGAACAGGCGATTCTATAAAATCAGGTTATATCGTAAAGTTGTATTTTAAAATCACATTGCTCGACGGAACAGTTGTTTTTACAACCGAGGATAAATATGGTCATAATTACGAAGAGTATACTTTTTATATTGACGCAACGAGTACAACCATTAATCAGGCGTATGTACAGCAAATCGCCGGATTACATTCGGGCCTGAAAAAAATGTTGGTTGGAGGAACAGCATTTATGGTCATTCCTTCGGAACTTGCATTTAAAGCTGTTGAAAACTCAGCTACAATTGGAGTCCCGCGCTTTTCAACCTTGTTGGCAACTGTTTATGTCAAGAAGGCGATTTCGCCCGAAGAGCAAGCCGCACAATAAAAAATATAAGCCAGATATTCCCGCAGTTGACCGAAAGGCTTCCTGCGGGATTTTTATTGCTATTGTTTGTCTAAAGATTTAGCTGTATAACTATGTTTTTTATCTTTTGCCTTGACATTTATGAGCAAGTCTGAATTACTTAAGAAACTACTTCCCGGATTCATTCCATTATTTGTATTTATCGCCATCGACGAGATTTGGGGAACACGTGCCGGGTTAGTAGCAGCCCTAATTATTGGTGTTGCCGAAATGATTTGGATATGGATACAGGAAAAGAGATTCGATAAATTTGTTTTGTTTGATACCGGTTTGCTTGTCGTATTAGGTTCTGTTTCATTGATTCTCGATAACGACATCTTTTTTAAGCTGAAGCCCGGATTGGTTGAGTTGATTTTGTGTGCAGTTCTGGCAGTTTCAGCTTTCTCGAAACTAAATATCATCGGAATGATGACCCAGCGGTACATGAAAGACATGGAGCTGAACGACCAGCAAATGGCACAATTCAGGAAGACCATGCAACTCATGTTTTTTGTATTTCTGTTTCACACGGTATTGGTATTTTATTCCGCTTTTTACATGTCCGACGGAGCCTGGGCCTTTATCAGTGGTGGTTTATTCTATATTTTGTTTGCGGTGGTTTTTGGATACGAATTCATAAAGCAAAAACTCAGTCGTAAGCCGCTTTTAATTCCTGAAGATGAAGAATGGCTGCCAATCGTAGACGAAGCGGGCCAGATTATTGGCAAAGCTCCACGCTCGATTTGCCACCGTGGCGAAAAATTGCTGCATCCGGTTGTACATTTACACGTTTTGAATAATCAGAAGCATGTTTATTTACAGAAAAGGCCCTTGAATAAACTGGTTCAGCCTGGGAAATGGGATACCGCTGTTGGTGGGCATATCTCGGCAGGCGAAACACTCGAAACTGCGCTGAAACGCGAAGCCTGGGAAGAAATTGGTCTTCATAATTTCGCCGCACGTCTGGTGAAAACTTACCGGTGGGATAGCGAAATTGAATCGGAGCTGGTTTATGTTTTTGTTAGTCACGATTTTAAATCGATCCATTTGCACTCAGATGAGGTGGAGGAAGGTCGGTTTTGGACACAAAAGCAAATTGATGCCAATCTGGGCATGGATATTTTCACCCCGAATTTTGAACATGAATACCAATTACTGAAGAAGGAAATTTTTTCAGTATAAACGAAATTAGACCTTTTCGCCAGACTTTCTTTGTCTATGCTTTTTTTCCTAAAGTGTTTTATGAGTTCCGTCGCAGTATGGTGGATTTTTGGTTTGCTTGCATTGACAAAGCCATGCTTCCTGTTTTTGATCAATTCTAAAGATCACCGGGGTAAATTCACCCCCACGGTGCGATCCGTTGCAGAACGGCTGGTTGGAACTTTTCCCACACGCGCACCAGAAATATTGTCCCGGTTCAAGATTGACCTGAGCGGGCATTTTTGCAGCAATTAATGGTTTATCCATGGTTGTCGATTTATAACTTTAAATTTTTAATTTTGATTTGCTTTAATCTAAACAGTTTAGATTGAGTTTAGTTATATGTACTAAAAAAATAAATGATGAAGGTATTTATAATCAGTTTGTTATGTTTGTTTTTTCTTGGTCAGCAAGTTGAAGCGAAAAAACATCTTTTGTATGTTGGTACTTATACCAAAGGCATGACCAACGGTATTTTTGTTTATTCATTTAATGATCGGAGTGGACGATTGGTTGATTTGAAAGAGCCAGCGATCAGTAATAATCCGTCATTTCTAGCGATTGCTCCAAATAAGAAATTTCTTTATGCAGTGGGTGAACTCGATAATCTGGATTCGATTAGCCAAAGTGGGGGACTGTCTTCTTTCAAAATTGAGCCTGATGGAAAATTGACTTTGATAAACCATGTATTAACACATGGTGCAAACCCCTGCCATGTAAGCCTTTCTCCTGATGGGAAAAAACTGGTGGCCTCGAATTATACGGGTGGAAATTTATCGTTTTTCAATATTTTGCCTGATGGCAGTTTATCTGAAATGGTGCAGCGAATTCAGCACGAGGGTAGTGGCCCGTTCCCCGGAAGGCAAACCGAACCGCATGCCCATTCGGCTCGCTTTAATGCAACCGGAAAGTTATTGTTTGCGGCTGATCTCGGAATTGACGAACTTAAAATTTACGATGTTACTTCCGGAGAAAAGATGGTTGTACCATCAGCACAGCCGTTTGTAAAACTTGAGCCAGGTTCCGGTCCTCGTCATATGGATTTTTCGGCTGATGGCCGTTTTATATATGTCATTAACGAGTTGAGTTCAACAATTGTTGTTTTGATGAAATATGGCGGTGAATGGAAGCAGGTTCAGACGATTAAAACTCTACCCAAAGATTTTAAAGGCGAAAGCTGGTGCGCTGATATTCATTTATCGGCTGACGGACGGTTTGTTTACGGATCGAACCGAGGCCACAACAGCATTGCCGTTTTTAAACGCGAACCCAATAATGGTAAGTTAGAAATGATCGAGACTGTTCCTGTGGAAGGTAATTGGCCTCGTAATTTTATCATCGATCCATCGGGTAAATTCTTATTGGTTGCCAATCAGAAAAGCAACGATATTACTGTATTTCAAATCGATCCACTCTCAGGAAAGTTAAAATATACTGGCTTTAAGGTTTCGAATGAATCTCCGGTTTGTTTGCAGTTTTTGAAATAATCAGTTTGGATTGTTTGGAGTGGAAAAATTGCTGAATGGTTAAACGTTAAATTGCTAAATGGTTGGAACGTCATTTAACCTCTTCTACGAATCAACCATTTTTACAACCCCAATACAGCAACAATTATCCCCGAATCAATCGAATAAATTCTTCTCTTGTGGCAACTCTTTCGAAGGCGCCAGTAAAGTCCGAAGTCGTTGTAGTTGAGCTTTGTTTTTGAATGCCGCGCATCTGCATGCACAAATGCTGTGCTTCAATAACAACAGCCACACCAAGTGGATTAAGTGTTTGCTGAATGCAATCTTTTATTTGGGTAGTTAATCGCTCCTGAACTTGCAACCGGCGGGCATAAGCATCAACTACACGGGCAATCTTGCTGAGCCCTGTGATGTATCCATTCGGAATGTACCCGATGTGTGCTTTCCCGATAAATGGGAGCATGTGGTGTTCGCACATCGAGTAAATTTCAATGTCTTTTACAATCACCATTTGTCGGTAATCTTCCTTAAACATGGCCGAACGCAAAATTTCTTCAGGATCTTGTTCGTAACCCTGAAGCAGAAATTGCATCGATTTCGCAACGCGCATGGGTGTTTGCTGCAATCCTTCGCGACTGGAGTCTTCGCCAACCAGATCGATTATTTTTTTATAATGTTCGCTTATTTCCTTCGTTGTTTCCGGATCGTATTGCTCGATTTTCCTATATTTTCCGTTTTCTCCGTTCAGTGAAAATTCCATCGTTTAATTCCTTTCTGAAATAATTTTGTACAGTGACGCAACCGCAAAGGTAGTAAGTTCAGTCTTACTCAGGATTCAAGATTAAGATTTTGTCAGAAATGCCATACAAATCAATTAAACTTTAACCTAAAGTGAAATCCGTTGGGTTAAAAAGAGGATTGATCTTTTGAATTTTTTATTTTTGCATCGTTTATTCAATAAGGCTTCAGGCAATCCGGGAAATGAGATCGTATAATTCTAAAAAAGTACCCGGTTAAGTGTTGTTTGAAAGTGTAAAAAAAAGTTAATTATTTTTTGGTCTTGTATACAATATAAACTTTGAATCGAAGTTATATTTATGAAAACAATGTCTCAGAAATTAACTAACGTTAATGAACTGTATTTATGATTGTAGTTACCGGAGCAGCTGGTTTTATTGGAAGTTATATTGTCGGGAAACTCAACAGAGAAGGATTTAAAGACATTGTTTTAGTTGATAAGTACGACGATCCTTTGAAGTTTCAAAATTACCAGAATAAGGCTTATGCTGAAATGGTTGATCGCGATAATTTCTTTGATTGGTTGTCGGTCAATGAAAAATTTGTACAGATCATTATTCATATGGGGGCTCGCACCGATACTGTTGGTCAGGAGCCTGAAATCTACCAAAAACTTAATCTCGATTATTCGCAAAAAATATGGAATGCCTGCATTCAATATGGTTTGCCATTGATTTATGCTTCGTCGGCTTCGACCTACGGAGATGGTCATTTGGGTTTCGACGATGACGAATCACTTATTTCGAAATTACAACCCTTAAATTTATATGCTCAGTCGAAACATGATTTTGATCGGTGGGCGCTTGAGCAAAAAGAACAGCCTTATTTTTGGACCGGATTGAAGTTCTTTAACGTATTCGGGCCTAATGAATATCATAAAGAACGAATGGCTTCCGTTATTTTTCAGGCATTTAATACCATTTCAGAAACAGGTCACATGGGACTTTTTAGGTCTCATCATCCGGATATTCGTGATGGAGAACAAGCCCGTGATTTTATTTATGTTGAAGATATTGCCAAAGTGATTTTGTTCTTCATGAATAATCGCAAAAATTCAGGAATTTACAATGTGGGAACGGGTGAGGCGAGGACTTACCTGAGTTTGACCAAGGCCGTTTTTAAGTCGATGAAATTGAATGAAAGTATTGGTTTTATTGACACTCCTGAAGATTTGCGCGGTAAATATCAATATTACACTTGTGCTAATATTCAGAAGTTACGAAAAATAGGTTACTCAGAACCGTTTTACTCGTTGGAAGACGGAGTTGATGATTATATCGCCAATTATCTGACTCCAGGAGTTCGCTATTGATAAAAAGTCATTAGTCATTTGAAAAGAGTCATTAAACTATTTTCTAATGACAAATGACCCTTTCCTTTGTTCCTATCGTGTAAATACCCAATCGTTTTCTCCTGAAAGTTGGTTGTTGAAATAATACCCTTCCCAGTCAAATGCTTTCAGTTCTTCCGGATCGGAAATGTTGTTTTGAATGATAAACCGGCTCATTAATCCGCGGGCGCGTTTCGCAAAGAACGACACCATTTGATATTTGCCGTTTTTATTTTCTTTGAATGATGGTGTAATTATCCGGGCTTTTAATTTTTTCGTATCGATGGCGCTGAAATACTCGTTGGACGCCAGATTGATTAAGATTTTCTGGTTATTTACTGAAAGTTCGTCATTAAGTTTTGCTGTAATTTTTGCCTTCCAGAAATCGTATAAATTTTTCTTTCGGGCAACCGATACATTGGTTCCCATTTCTAAACGGTATGGCTGAATCAAATCGAGCGGTTTTAGCAATCCGTAAACTCCTGAAAGAATCCGAAGTTTTTGCTGGGCAATTTCAAATTCGCTTTCAGTAAACGTTTCCGCCTTTAATCCCTGATACACATCACCATTAAACATCAATACCGACTGCCACGAATTTTCGGGGGTAAAAGTAGGTGCCCAGGCCTGAAATCGCTGGAAGTTCAGCTCAGCCAACTTGGGCGAAATACTCATTAGTTTGGCTAGTTGACCTGGCTTTTTCTTTTTCATTACGGAAACAATTTTTTCGGCTTCAGGTAAAAAATCCATTTCAGTATACTTCTCAATATGAATTGGGCAATGGTCGTAGAGCGATTTGGCAGGTGAAATAACGATGATCATGGGTTTTTATATTGATTTCAGGAATGAAACAAAGATACAGTATCAAAGTTGAGATTGAACTGAAAAGTTTGGATGGCTGAAAAAAGAAAAGCGGAAAAAGAGAAAGATTGCTCTTTCCTTTTCCCACTTTTCAGCGGATTTATTCTTGTTTGTGGAATTCGTTTTTCTACCACACAAAAGTGCCTACAGCGCCTTGCGCCAGCGATGTGGTGACTGATTTGCCTTTAAAGCTGATACTGAAATTCTGGAGCGATCCGGCGTCATTCAGCACAATCAATACCTTTTTGCCTTCCGGAGTTTTAAATGCAACATTGGGCAAATTAGCTGGCAAATTAGTGTCGATTCGAACAGAACCCGGACGAACAAATTTGGATGCATGAGCCAGAATATAATAAGCCGGATTGCGTGTTACTGCATTACCGTTAATTGTAATGGTGCCTAGGCACTGATCGCAGCCACCTTCATTGGTATGCGGATCGTTCGATGGGTCGGCGGCCAGGTTCCATTCCAGTACATTGCGGCACCAGTTGCGGGTTCCGCCAATAACGAGGGTACGCGTATGCCACGAGAGATCGCCGGCCAGATTGCCGGGAGCGCCCACCCACTGCTCTGTAAAATATAAGTTTTTGGCAGGGAAGGCATTGTGAACCTTGCTCAATTCTTCAATTGTTCCGCCATACAGGTGAAAAGCTGATCCGTCAACATATTTGGCAGCTTCCGGATCGTTTAAAATTTGAAGCGGATAATCAATGCGGTCGGCATTATGGTCGTAAATAATAATCTTTGATTTTATTCCGGCGTTAGCGAAAGCTGGCCCAAGGCTTTTCTTGATAAAATCGGTCTGATCGGCAGCAGTCATATACATGCTTGGATTATTTCCCGGATGCAAGGGCTCGTTTTGAATGGTGATGGCATCGATGTTGATTCCTTCATCCTTCATTTTCTGAACATACTTCACAAAATATTTGGCATAGGCGTCAAAATATTCCGATTTCAGGCTACCACCTTTAAACGAATTGTTGGTTTTCATCCAGATAGGAGCAGTCCATGGCGATCCCATAATTTTGATGTTCGGATTGATCGCCAAAATTTCTTTCAAAACCGGAATCAAATCAGCTTTTTCAGTTTCAAGGCTGAATTTGTCCATGTTTACATCGGTTTGTCCAGCTGGCAAATCGTCATAAGTGAATAAATGGTCGCTTAGGTCAGAAGCTCCAATGCTGATTCGCAGGTAGCTAATTCCAATATTATTTGCATCAGTAGCGAAGAGCTCTTTTAAGATTTTATTCCGGCTTGTATTATCCATCCGGTTGAGCAATGTGGCGCTTCCGCCAGTGAGGCAATTTCCAAAGCCATCAATCGTCTGGAAAGTTGTTGTTGTGTCAATAGCAATGATTGGATATTGGTTTACGGCAGTACTGAAATTCAGGCTTGTGTTTTGTCGCTCGAAAAGCACATTCGTCAACGGGCTGGTCACCCATGCTTCGACCTCAGTTTTTACGGGATTTCCGGTCGGATTTGGCTTTTCGGGATAATTGTCGTTTTTAGAACTCTCGGAACAACCCAAAAACAATATCAGTAAAGTGAAAAGTAAATTCATGTTTCTCATTTTTAGTTGGCTAAGTTGAAATTACATGGGGCAAATTAATTGGCATTTTAAGAAATAGAGGCTGTATCAAAAGTGATTATGTTTTTTCAAAAACTTACAATTTGAAAGTACCGATACTTTTAAAACCCCTAAATCCCCTGAAGGGGACTTCAAAGCCGCCCCTTCAGGGGAGGTTTGGAGGGGTGAAATGAAGTTGAACTTACAATTTAAAAGTTGAATTTGTGAAATTTTGACTTTTGATACAACCTCATGATATGAATGCCCCTATTTAAATCCCCTATTTTATTTTTTTTGATAAACCCTGACATAATCAACCACCATCGAACGAGGGAAGATGGTGTCGTCGATGCCTTTTTGACCGCCCCAGTTACCACCAACAGCCACGTTCAGTAATAAGTGGAATCTCTTATCGAATGGCCAAACCGGAAAGCCTTTTCCTTCGTTCTTGAAAGTAAAATATAGTTTGTCATCAACGTAAACTCTGTATTCGGATGATTCCCATTCCAGGATATAGTTGTGAAATTGAGTATAGCAGTCGGAAACGGTGGTCGTTGCATTTTTCTGTGTGCCTTGCACGTGGTTGTACGATTGGGTGTGGGCCGATGCAACAATGACGTACGGATCGTATCCTACATTTTCCATGATGTCGATTTCGCCGCTGGCAGGCCAACCTCCATAAGTCCAGTCGGTTGATAACATCCAGATGGCTGGCCACATTCCTCTTCCTTCCGGAAGTTTTGCCCGAACTTCAGCCTTCCCGTACAGCCAATCACCTTTCGATTTGGTAATCAGTCGGGCAGATGTATATTTTTTACCTTCCACATCTTCTTTGATCGCGTTGATGTAGAGGTATCCGTCTTTTACTTCCGAGTTTTTCAGTTGACCACTGGTGTAGAATTGAGCTTCGTTATTTCCCCATCCGTTGGCGTTCCCTTCGGTGTCGTAACTCCATTTTTTGCTGTCGGGCAAGCCGTTATAATCAAATTCATCGCTCCAAACCAACTCGTAGTTGCCAGTTGGGGTGCCGGTACCTGGTTTTACACCCGTAGGTTCCGATTTGTTGTCTTTGGCACAACCCCACAGGGAAGTTGAACAAATGAGAATTGTAAAGAAGAACAATCGTTTCATAAAAGTTGTATTTTTTTAGGAAAAAATGAACTCCTGCCCATCTGGCGAACCAGATAGTCAGGAGTTTTTATTGCCAATCTATTTCCCGAACGTAAAATCGTCGAAGAAGAAAATACCCTGAGCTGCATGTCCTTCAGCACCAAACTGAATTACAATTTTGTCATAATCCTGCCGGTTACTTACCGAACTGAAATCAAAAGTTAGTTCGATCCATTTGTCTGATTCCAAATTTGCTTTTATCACTTCTGTTTGTGTTGTCCATGCGTTTCCACCCAGACTGCTATCCTGTAATTTTACAGCTACCTGATGCTGAAGCTGGTTCACCGAAATCCAACTGCCTGCAACATCGTAGGTCCCAAGGTAATCATTATAGGATGGAATAAACACTTTCATTTTTACTTTATTCTGTTCGGTCAGATCAAACTTATATTCGTTTGTCGAAAAGTAAATGTTTGAATAGAACGCAGAAGTTTTCTGGTACAGGAATACTTTTGAAGAAGTGTTAACCGGCACTGGCGCCGGATTTGAATAACTGGAGCTTACCAAAGAACCCATGTCTTCATATTTGAATGCCACCTTGCTGGTTGTTCCTTCAAAATCTTCGGATAGAGGATTTGCTTTCAGTGGGATGATCACAATTGGCTTCACGTTCTTTTCTTTTGGAATCAAACGATACCACCAGCCATTACCTGGCTCAACGGTACTTACACATTTAATATACAACTCGTCTTCAGTAAGTTTTATAATTTCATACGTTGATGTACCTGCGTAGTGTCCGAAAAATGCACCATCACTAAGTGTTAGCGTTTTTGCTGATTCTTTCAATGTAAAGGTATAGGAAGATTTTGGAGCATAAGCCACGTCAAAATCGCCGTCGCCGGGAACCACTGAATTTGAATATCCCAGACCTGCAAGAGCTGCACGGCCATTTTCGTTGGTATAAACTGAACCATTGTTTTTCCAGTCCATTTTCACACCCACTTGGGTAAACGTAAATTCCTGAGAATAAAGACAGCTTTTGGTTTTGCCTTCGGCAGGGCAGCTCCACCAGCTCGGGCTCGAATCATCAGCTGGCCCAACACCAAAATGTCCGTCGTGAAATTGATCGAACACCCATGTTTTACCTGCCAAATTGCTTGCACCACCGGTTAATGCGGTGTACATCGGAGTATTGAGCATCGACATGTCATCATTG is a window from the Aquipluma nitroreducens genome containing:
- a CDS encoding glycoside hydrolase family 16 protein, with amino-acid sequence MKRLFFFTILICSTSLWGCAKDNKSEPTGVKPGTGTPTGNYELVWSDEFDYNGLPDSKKWSYDTEGNANGWGNNEAQFYTSGQLKNSEVKDGYLYINAIKEDVEGKKYTSARLITKSKGDWLYGKAEVRAKLPEGRGMWPAIWMLSTDWTYGGWPASGEIDIMENVGYDPYVIVASAHTQSYNHVQGTQKNATTTVSDCYTQFHNYILEWESSEYRVYVDDKLYFTFKNEGKGFPVWPFDKRFHLLLNVAVGGNWGGQKGIDDTIFPRSMVVDYVRVYQKK
- a CDS encoding PKD domain-containing protein is translated as MKRMNYIQKLAGLAALIIVMFACKPEMDSSIDIGQTPTEDQLDFTATPTAAKANILEIKNTSKIAGIVTWDFGNNTKGKGESATVEYPFKGTYNVVMTLYSKGGSVSKSKTITIDNDDMSMLNTPMYTALTGGASNLAGKTWVFDQFHDGHFGVGPADDSSPSWWSCPAEGKTKSCLYSQEFTFTQVGVKMDWKNNGSVYTNENGRAALAGLGYSNSVVPGDGDFDVAYAPKSSYTFTLKESAKTLTLSDGAFFGHYAGTSTYEIIKLTEDELYIKCVSTVEPGNGWWYRLIPKEKNVKPIVIIPLKANPLSEDFEGTTSKVAFKYEDMGSLVSSSYSNPAPVPVNTSSKVFLYQKTSAFYSNIYFSTNEYKFDLTEQNKVKMKVFIPSYNDYLGTYDVAGSWISVNQLQHQVAVKLQDSSLGGNAWTTQTEVIKANLESDKWIELTFDFSSVSNRQDYDKIVIQFGAEGHAAQGIFFFDDFTFGK